From the Chloroflexota bacterium genome, one window contains:
- a CDS encoding ABC transporter substrate-binding protein, translating into MMVSKRSVFAIAACLMTFVLVLTACGGDDEEPTATKAPVAPTATSGPAATATAAPTATRVQPTATATPVPPTPTPAPRLGGTLTTRLPTDPVNWDPHIRRSNDTFVRSQPLISNLIRYGANNEKAIELDLAESYQQSADGTTWTFKIRQNVKWHDGRPLTTDDVVYSLLRMAKRQPAFVPLLSGVFATVDTVTSPDPSTVVVKLTAPTLVFSSGLLSTHAVVLPKHIGENFDKTPIGSGPFKLESIKASNVTSFVKNADYFFKGMPYLDQIDYFTIADNAAALAAFETGRLHWSGNSPDIINPSNESRIKQIPGVQIYRQASGIFISFLNTIVPAFNDARVRKAIHLAYDRPEFVAVALFGNGNPYVMDALPSTTIWGAPEDYVKTLPGWRSPKSVDTNEAKALMEAAGYNNNNRLKLSMLTIGALFGEQAAVAATQLRAVYIDATVEAIDAATSTQRQQAGNFQIAFLAASGTIDDPVGAHARFFIPGAVGNYSKHNIPEFNKAYEEQDRLTDQAARVRKVREMALVALDNAWWTYVSERNRIHAVLRQVRNMPPGALGTNANMFRFEQVWLQP; encoded by the coding sequence ATGATGGTCTCGAAACGCTCCGTCTTTGCGATAGCAGCCTGCCTCATGACCTTCGTCCTCGTCCTAACCGCATGCGGCGGTGATGACGAAGAGCCCACCGCTACAAAAGCGCCTGTAGCCCCAACCGCCACAAGCGGGCCTGCCGCCACGGCGACTGCCGCCCCCACGGCCACTCGAGTGCAGCCTACGGCTACCGCCACCCCGGTACCCCCAACGCCAACCCCGGCGCCGCGCCTCGGAGGCACCCTGACCACCCGCCTGCCCACCGACCCGGTTAACTGGGACCCACACATCCGCCGCTCGAACGATACCTTCGTTCGCAGCCAGCCCCTCATCAGCAACCTCATTCGCTATGGCGCCAATAACGAAAAGGCCATCGAGCTTGATCTTGCTGAGAGCTACCAGCAGAGCGCCGATGGCACCACCTGGACCTTTAAGATTCGCCAGAACGTCAAATGGCATGACGGCAGGCCGCTTACTACCGACGACGTTGTCTACAGCCTCCTTCGCATGGCCAAGAGACAGCCGGCCTTTGTGCCTCTCCTCAGCGGCGTCTTTGCGACTGTGGACACCGTCACATCGCCTGACCCTTCCACCGTCGTCGTCAAGCTCACCGCGCCCACCCTCGTCTTCTCCAGCGGCCTCCTAAGCACCCATGCCGTCGTGCTTCCCAAGCACATCGGCGAAAACTTCGATAAAACGCCCATCGGCTCGGGCCCCTTCAAGCTGGAGAGCATCAAAGCCTCCAACGTGACCTCCTTCGTAAAAAACGCCGATTACTTCTTCAAGGGAATGCCCTACCTGGATCAGATTGACTACTTCACCATCGCGGATAACGCCGCCGCCCTCGCCGCCTTCGAGACCGGCCGCCTCCACTGGAGCGGCAACTCACCGGACATCATCAATCCGTCGAACGAATCTCGCATCAAGCAGATCCCCGGTGTGCAGATCTACAGACAGGCCTCAGGCATCTTTATCAGCTTCTTGAACACCATAGTCCCCGCGTTCAACGATGCCCGGGTCAGAAAGGCCATTCATCTCGCCTATGACCGGCCCGAGTTCGTTGCCGTTGCCCTCTTCGGTAATGGCAATCCGTACGTGATGGACGCCCTACCCTCAACCACGATATGGGGCGCGCCTGAAGACTACGTGAAAACGCTTCCCGGCTGGCGCTCGCCCAAGTCCGTAGACACTAACGAGGCCAAGGCCCTGATGGAGGCCGCAGGCTACAACAATAACAACCGCCTCAAGCTCTCCATGCTGACCATCGGCGCCCTTTTCGGCGAGCAGGCCGCCGTCGCAGCGACCCAGCTGCGCGCAGTCTACATTGACGCCACTGTGGAAGCCATTGATGCCGCCACAAGCACTCAACGACAGCAGGCCGGCAACTTCCAGATCGCCTTCTTAGCCGCCTCCGGCACCATTGACGACCCGGTTGGCGCCCATGCGCGGTTCTTCATCCCGGGAGCTGTAGGCAACTACTCCAAGCACAACATCCCCGAATTCAACAAGGCGTACGAAGAGCAGGATCGCCTGACCGACCAGGCCGCGCGCGTGAGAAAGGTCCGTGAGATGGCCCTTGTCGCCCTCGATAATGCCTGGTGGACCTACGTCAGCGAGCGCAATCGCATCCACGCCGTTCTGCGCCAGGTGCGCAACATGCCTCCCGGCGCCCTCGGCACCAACGCCAACATGTTCCGCTTCGAGCAGGTCTGGCTGCAGCCCTAG
- a CDS encoding thiamine pyrophosphate-binding protein: MAEVTGSHIVAKALKNDGVEVIFYLMGGPISPILSEAEKLGITCYYVRHEQAAAMAAHAYARCTGKTGICVTASGPGTANAITGIANAQADAAPVLCLGGSAALSGLTNEIFQEMDQVPMFRSVTKLSFKAELTHRLAEYVSVGLRHAQEGCKGAVYLDLPGDIIMSKVDEAKVLYPTGYRVDSRPMGDPAQVRKAVELLAKAQSPIVLSGSGVLWSEAWSEMRRFVEQTGIPFYTTPQGRGVIPEDHPLFFGAARSTAFREADTVLVLGTRANAMSLNLRAPRFKADAKFIQVNIDGKELGHNRHVDVGILGDVKMVINQLSEESKGRLKPALYTKWTEHLRREDSTRGEKNSDLSSEAMPIHPLRLCKELREVMPRDAILVVDGHEILGFARHSIPFFQPRHSLNAGPHGCMGVGVPFGLGAQAANPGKPVIVLSGDGAFGWNGMEMDTAVRHKLPIKVIISNNAGFTGRGTYGSVGRELGWLRYDQMMAPIGCHGEWVENPKDIKGAIQRALKFDGPAVVNVKTEPTARASQGVGF; encoded by the coding sequence ATGGCTGAAGTGACCGGCTCACATATCGTCGCGAAGGCGCTGAAGAATGACGGCGTCGAGGTTATCTTTTACCTGATGGGGGGGCCGATCTCGCCCATCCTTTCCGAGGCGGAGAAGCTGGGGATCACGTGCTACTACGTGCGGCACGAGCAGGCGGCGGCGATGGCGGCGCACGCCTACGCCCGATGCACGGGGAAGACGGGCATCTGCGTGACGGCCTCCGGGCCGGGGACGGCGAACGCGATCACGGGCATCGCGAATGCCCAGGCGGACGCCGCGCCGGTGTTGTGTTTGGGAGGCTCGGCTGCGCTTTCCGGCCTGACGAACGAGATCTTCCAAGAGATGGACCAGGTGCCGATGTTCCGATCGGTGACGAAGCTCTCCTTCAAGGCGGAGCTGACGCACCGACTGGCGGAGTATGTAAGCGTGGGCCTGCGCCATGCGCAAGAGGGGTGCAAGGGCGCAGTCTATCTTGACCTTCCCGGTGACATCATCATGAGCAAGGTGGATGAGGCGAAGGTGTTGTACCCGACGGGGTATCGAGTGGATTCGCGACCGATGGGGGACCCGGCGCAGGTGCGGAAGGCGGTGGAGCTTCTGGCGAAGGCGCAGAGCCCCATCGTGCTGAGCGGGAGCGGGGTGTTGTGGTCGGAGGCTTGGAGCGAGATGCGGAGGTTCGTGGAGCAGACGGGGATCCCGTTCTACACGACGCCGCAGGGCCGAGGGGTAATCCCTGAGGACCATCCGCTTTTCTTCGGCGCGGCGCGGAGCACGGCTTTCCGAGAGGCGGATACGGTGCTGGTGCTGGGGACGCGTGCGAATGCGATGTCGCTGAATCTCCGCGCGCCGAGGTTCAAGGCGGACGCGAAGTTCATCCAGGTGAACATTGACGGGAAGGAGCTGGGCCACAACCGCCATGTGGATGTGGGCATCCTTGGCGACGTGAAGATGGTGATCAACCAGCTTAGCGAGGAGTCAAAGGGCAGGCTGAAGCCGGCCTTGTACACGAAGTGGACGGAGCATCTGCGGAGGGAGGACTCGACGCGGGGCGAGAAGAATAGCGATCTGAGCTCGGAGGCGATGCCGATCCACCCGCTGCGGCTGTGCAAGGAGCTGCGTGAGGTGATGCCGCGAGACGCCATCCTTGTGGTGGACGGGCATGAGATCCTGGGTTTCGCGAGACATTCGATCCCGTTCTTCCAGCCTCGCCATAGCTTGAATGCGGGGCCCCACGGCTGCATGGGCGTGGGCGTTCCCTTCGGCCTGGGGGCACAGGCAGCGAACCCAGGGAAGCCGGTGATCGTGCTTTCGGGCGACGGAGCGTTCGGCTGGAACGGGATGGAGATGGACACGGCGGTGCGGCATAAGCTGCCTATCAAGGTGATCATCAGCAACAACGCCGGGTTCACCGGGCGAGGGACGTACGGCAGCGTGGGCCGGGAGCTGGGCTGGCTGCGGTACGACCAGATGATGGCGCCGATCGGCTGTCATGGCGAGTGGGTGGAGAATCCGAAGGATATCAAGGGCGCGATCCAGCGGGCGCTGAAGTTCGACGGGCCAGCGGTGGTGAATGTGAAGACGGAGCCGACGGCGCGGGCGTCTCAAGGGGTCGGCTTCTAG
- a CDS encoding acyl dehydratase translates to MTTNLGIEAKITDEMLAKARVRLGQETPISNPWNTEVTRDNIRQWVEAIGDVNPLWIDPAYAAKTRYGTLLAPPSFLYTCNQGPIHRGATAGGFRGFPGIHRFWAKEEWEWFVPMKLSDQIRGTTKVKEFIEHRSTLGGRSIEDVTEQAFYNQRNELIALHRMFFVNVERKTAGEKGKHKEHKAYRYTEKELAQIEADIDREVVRGAKPLHWNDVQIGEEIPHVVKGPFTTTEAVAFVAGWGGPFIMASEVTHRYIRAHPKANVPDRETNAPDFPERAHWDNSFAREVGAPGAYDFGGQRVAWVMHALHNWGGDDASIRSISAKLVKFNVLGDTQWCKAKVTGKTVEKGQHLVALEVWCQNQRNEITLTGEAKVQLPEK, encoded by the coding sequence ATGACGACCAACCTAGGGATCGAAGCGAAAATCACTGACGAGATGCTGGCAAAGGCCAGAGTCCGCCTCGGCCAGGAAACACCTATCTCCAACCCGTGGAATACCGAGGTCACACGCGACAACATCCGCCAGTGGGTCGAAGCCATCGGCGATGTGAACCCCCTCTGGATTGACCCTGCCTACGCCGCCAAGACGCGTTACGGAACGTTGCTCGCGCCCCCAAGCTTCCTCTACACCTGCAACCAGGGCCCGATCCATCGCGGCGCTACGGCAGGCGGCTTCCGCGGCTTCCCCGGCATTCACCGCTTCTGGGCCAAGGAAGAATGGGAGTGGTTCGTCCCCATGAAGCTCAGCGACCAGATTCGCGGCACCACCAAGGTCAAGGAATTCATCGAGCATCGCAGCACCCTTGGCGGCCGCTCCATCGAAGACGTGACGGAGCAGGCCTTCTATAACCAGCGCAACGAACTCATCGCCCTCCACCGTATGTTCTTCGTAAACGTCGAGCGTAAGACGGCAGGCGAAAAGGGCAAGCACAAAGAGCACAAGGCCTATCGCTACACCGAAAAAGAACTGGCCCAGATCGAAGCTGACATTGACAGGGAAGTCGTCCGCGGCGCGAAACCTCTTCACTGGAACGACGTGCAGATCGGCGAAGAGATTCCCCACGTCGTCAAAGGCCCCTTCACCACTACTGAGGCCGTCGCCTTCGTTGCAGGCTGGGGCGGCCCCTTCATCATGGCCTCGGAGGTCACCCACAGATATATCCGCGCTCATCCCAAGGCCAATGTCCCCGATCGCGAGACCAATGCCCCTGATTTCCCCGAGCGCGCCCACTGGGACAACAGCTTCGCTCGCGAAGTCGGCGCGCCCGGCGCATACGATTTCGGCGGCCAGCGCGTCGCCTGGGTCATGCACGCCCTCCACAACTGGGGCGGCGATGACGCCTCCATCCGCTCCATCTCAGCCAAGCTCGTGAAGTTCAACGTCCTTGGCGATACCCAGTGGTGCAAGGCCAAGGTCACCGGCAAAACCGTTGAGAAAGGTCAGCATCTGGTCGCCCTGGAAGTCTGGTGTCAGAACCAGCGCAATGAGATCACCCTTACTGGCGAGGCGAAGGTCCAACTCCCGGAAAAGTAG
- a CDS encoding amidohydrolase: protein MLTIDTHYHAGEGWFEPVEVFIFLMNWNDVDRGVLCQHRGEFDNSYLLECVKRYPGRISAVGTVDVTQPNAPTVLEQWAKRGMSAVRFWAEERSPEKDPLAIWRKAAELQMPVSCPGMTRQYALDEFRRMLEEIPDLIMVLEHGAVLETFSLGGEKQNPKPPYTEFRKVMGLAQYPNVYIKVTGFGEMMRRPATMTHPPFDIRRAPPFIDMAIEAFGANRVMIGSDPTRSTREGYGNVWRLLREYLSTRPREDQEAIMGKTAASLFKFEPTA, encoded by the coding sequence GTGCTGACGATTGACACGCACTACCACGCAGGCGAGGGCTGGTTCGAGCCTGTGGAAGTGTTCATCTTCCTGATGAACTGGAATGACGTAGATAGGGGCGTACTCTGCCAGCATCGCGGGGAGTTCGATAATTCGTACCTCCTGGAGTGCGTGAAGCGTTACCCTGGGAGGATCTCGGCTGTGGGAACGGTGGACGTGACACAGCCTAACGCGCCTACGGTTTTGGAGCAGTGGGCGAAGCGGGGCATGTCCGCCGTGCGATTCTGGGCCGAGGAGCGGTCGCCCGAGAAGGACCCACTGGCGATCTGGCGGAAGGCGGCGGAGCTGCAGATGCCGGTGAGCTGTCCCGGGATGACGCGGCAGTATGCTTTGGACGAGTTCCGGAGGATGCTCGAGGAGATCCCGGATCTCATCATGGTGCTGGAGCACGGCGCTGTGCTGGAGACGTTCAGCCTGGGCGGCGAGAAGCAGAACCCCAAACCTCCGTATACGGAGTTTCGGAAAGTGATGGGGCTTGCCCAGTATCCCAACGTCTATATCAAGGTGACGGGGTTCGGGGAGATGATGCGCCGCCCGGCGACGATGACGCACCCGCCATTCGATATCCGCAGGGCGCCGCCGTTCATTGACATGGCGATAGAGGCGTTTGGGGCGAACCGGGTGATGATCGGGTCGGACCCGACGCGCAGCACCCGCGAGGGCTACGGGAATGTGTGGCGGTTGCTGAGGGAGTATCTTTCGACTCGGCCACGTGAGGACCAAGAGGCGATCATGGGGAAGACGGCGGCTTCGCTCTTCAAGTTCGAGCCGACTGCCTAG
- a CDS encoding MaoC family dehydratase, producing the protein MLPPMMLLTWVQQPTWPKRDGDPDMLQRVTLAGYEGNIATGATQEYLLPVRPGDRIGARDTITDISAQKKTRLGEGHFVTQVTKFVNHRLEVVGKNTGVYFRYRK; encoded by the coding sequence ATGCTCCCCCCCATGATGCTGCTTACCTGGGTCCAACAGCCCACCTGGCCCAAGCGAGACGGCGACCCCGATATGCTGCAGCGCGTCACGCTGGCAGGCTATGAGGGGAATATCGCCACGGGGGCGACGCAGGAGTACCTGCTGCCCGTGCGCCCCGGAGACCGAATCGGCGCGCGCGATACGATCACGGACATCTCAGCGCAGAAAAAGACGCGCCTCGGCGAGGGGCACTTTGTGACGCAGGTGACGAAGTTCGTGAATCATCGGCTCGAGGTTGTGGGCAAAAACACCGGCGTCTATTTCAGGTACAGGAAGTGA
- a CDS encoding SDR family NAD(P)-dependent oxidoreductase, with the protein MERQLAGRVAVVTGAGRGIGRAIAHTLAEMGAAVVVNDLGTSTAGVGSDSTPADQVVAEIKARGGRAIANYESVAEFEGARRIIEAAVKTFGKIDILVNNAGTSTGAPIHELKPETFASVVGVHLFGTFNCTRHACEHMKRQRWGRIVNLVSRAALIGSTGTAPYGAGKGGIFGFTNVVSRDLAPYGITVNAVNPDAANTRMVTESRARWAATGATAAQSQRMGKEPQDPAKIAVAVGALCTEEAAKINGQFFLVQGSHVGLFQPLTITKHLFKEGKWSLEELVKAMGTMEIAQGPTTYS; encoded by the coding sequence ATGGAGCGTCAATTGGCGGGAAGAGTCGCCGTTGTGACGGGAGCAGGGAGAGGGATCGGCAGAGCGATCGCGCACACACTGGCGGAGATGGGAGCAGCGGTGGTGGTCAACGACCTGGGAACCTCAACGGCGGGCGTTGGTTCGGACAGCACACCTGCGGACCAGGTGGTAGCGGAGATCAAGGCGAGGGGCGGGCGCGCCATCGCAAACTACGAGAGCGTGGCGGAGTTCGAGGGGGCACGCCGCATCATCGAGGCGGCGGTCAAGACGTTCGGCAAGATAGATATCTTGGTCAACAACGCCGGGACGAGCACCGGAGCGCCGATCCATGAGCTTAAGCCGGAGACTTTCGCTTCTGTAGTGGGTGTGCACCTCTTTGGGACGTTCAACTGCACCCGCCACGCCTGCGAGCATATGAAGCGGCAGAGATGGGGGCGCATCGTCAATCTTGTCTCGCGGGCGGCGCTCATCGGGAGCACTGGAACGGCCCCGTACGGCGCAGGCAAGGGGGGAATCTTCGGCTTCACGAATGTGGTCAGTCGTGACCTGGCCCCGTACGGCATCACGGTGAATGCGGTGAACCCGGACGCGGCGAATACGCGCATGGTCACGGAGAGCAGGGCGCGCTGGGCGGCAACCGGGGCGACCGCCGCCCAGAGTCAGCGGATGGGGAAGGAGCCGCAGGACCCGGCCAAAATCGCCGTAGCAGTGGGAGCGTTGTGCACGGAGGAGGCGGCGAAGATCAACGGCCAGTTCTTCTTAGTGCAGGGGAGCCACGTAGGCCTCTTTCAGCCGTTGACGATCACCAAGCATCTCTTCAAAGAGGGCAAATGGAGCCTTGAAGAGCTTGTGAAGGCGATGGGGACGATGGAGATCGCCCAGGGGCCGACGACTTACTCGTAG
- a CDS encoding YHYH protein — MQAPTATLPPPATPTPTPAPATPTATLRPTPTPAPTAAAATNPLVAAFARLSTSVTVRQEGGFWVITSNSTPNHPSPYFPRTDSRYQAYNGTNLQYAQNPNQIVATTLICRIPVEPGRAASTTATQGGPIGIAINGVPFFNQYAAMNAPLTMEINSFDQYGGHPQQFGQYHYHVEPTALTAQFGKGALLGYLLDGFPVYGPEENGRTLRSSDLDANHGHTHATAEYPNGIYHYHFTADNPYLNGTGFYGTPGTTTR, encoded by the coding sequence ATTCAGGCGCCGACAGCAACGCTACCACCTCCGGCGACGCCCACACCAACCCCGGCGCCTGCTACGCCTACCGCAACGCTGCGGCCGACGCCGACACCCGCGCCGACGGCTGCAGCAGCCACGAACCCGCTCGTCGCGGCCTTCGCGCGGCTCTCTACCAGCGTCACCGTGCGGCAGGAGGGAGGCTTCTGGGTCATCACCTCCAACAGCACGCCGAACCACCCAAGCCCATATTTTCCGAGGACGGATAGTCGCTACCAGGCCTACAACGGGACGAACCTCCAGTATGCCCAGAACCCGAACCAGATCGTCGCGACGACACTAATCTGTCGGATCCCTGTTGAGCCAGGGCGCGCCGCGTCCACAACCGCGACCCAAGGCGGGCCCATCGGCATCGCCATCAACGGCGTGCCGTTCTTCAACCAGTACGCCGCGATGAATGCGCCGCTGACGATGGAGATCAACTCCTTTGACCAGTACGGCGGCCACCCGCAACAGTTCGGGCAGTACCACTACCACGTGGAACCGACGGCGCTGACGGCGCAATTCGGCAAGGGGGCCTTATTGGGCTATCTCTTGGACGGCTTCCCCGTCTACGGGCCTGAGGAGAACGGCCGGACGCTCCGCAGCAGCGACCTGGACGCGAACCACGGGCATACGCACGCGACGGCGGAGTATCCGAACGGCATCTACCACTACCACTTCACCGCAGATAACCCATACCTCAACGGCACGGGCTTTTACGGGACGCCAGGGACAACGACCCGCTAG
- a CDS encoding D-2-hydroxyacid dehydrogenase, whose protein sequence is MRTDPLRVVCTWPVKDDEMKVIAGADPCVRVTQAPYVEPEARRDLRRKGALDEIAGQPFPPSAEFLEQVKTAEVVYGLDFPTGFPKLAPKLKWVQILGAGTDHLPGGSGLFESSIIVTKLGGPSLPNIAEYVMSAMLDHVKLSKAYILNQPKMQWTRLPTDTLAGKTVGIVGLGRIGGFVARFSKAFSMRVLASRRTMGGAPEPDVDALYPPNRLLEMLPQCDFIVVATALTPETRNLIGERELRAMKRSALLINVARGEVVDEPMLIRALKEGWIAAAHLDVFQQEPLPPSSPLWDMPNVTITPHASAVMPGLTAGRMQIFAEQIRRYLAGEPLMYVVDKKKGY, encoded by the coding sequence ATGCGAACCGATCCCCTGCGCGTCGTATGCACCTGGCCGGTGAAGGACGATGAAATGAAGGTCATCGCCGGAGCAGACCCCTGCGTGCGCGTCACGCAAGCCCCGTACGTCGAGCCGGAGGCCCGTAGAGACCTCCGCCGCAAAGGGGCCCTGGATGAGATCGCCGGGCAGCCGTTTCCCCCGTCAGCCGAATTTCTCGAGCAAGTGAAGACCGCCGAAGTCGTTTACGGTCTCGACTTCCCTACAGGCTTCCCAAAGCTGGCCCCAAAGCTGAAGTGGGTGCAGATCCTGGGCGCAGGAACCGATCATCTCCCGGGAGGCTCGGGCCTCTTTGAAAGCTCCATCATCGTCACCAAGCTCGGCGGCCCCAGCCTGCCCAACATCGCCGAGTACGTGATGAGCGCGATGCTCGACCACGTGAAGCTCTCAAAGGCCTACATCCTCAACCAACCCAAGATGCAGTGGACACGGCTCCCTACAGACACCCTTGCCGGGAAGACCGTCGGCATCGTGGGGCTTGGGCGCATCGGTGGGTTCGTCGCGAGATTCTCGAAGGCCTTCTCCATGCGCGTCTTGGCCTCTCGTCGCACGATGGGGGGCGCCCCCGAGCCTGATGTGGACGCTCTCTACCCGCCAAACCGCCTATTGGAGATGCTGCCCCAGTGCGACTTCATCGTGGTCGCAACAGCCCTAACGCCGGAGACCCGCAACCTCATCGGCGAGCGAGAGTTGCGGGCCATGAAGAGATCGGCGCTGCTTATCAACGTCGCCCGTGGTGAAGTCGTGGATGAGCCTATGCTCATCCGGGCGCTGAAAGAGGGCTGGATCGCGGCGGCGCACCTTGATGTCTTTCAGCAAGAGCCGTTGCCGCCCTCGAGCCCTCTCTGGGACATGCCGAACGTGACGATCACGCCCCATGCCTCTGCCGTGATGCCCGGCCTCACCGCCGGAAGGATGCAAATCTTCGCCGAACAGATCCGTCGCTACCTGGCCGGCGAACCCCTCATGTACGTTGTAGATAAGAAGAAGGGGTACTGA
- a CDS encoding acyl-CoA dehydrogenase: protein MNWLFTPEQDRFRAEVKAFLKKELPKDWDGYPEGDQYFAAGMAWTQSLVKKFVANGWFTMAWPKEYGGAERSVLEQVIFKEEMSYNCIPMTAIGGAGVAWVGPALMQAGTPEQKKEHLPPISSGEKYWCTGYSEPNTGSDLASLETRAVRDGDDYIVNGSKIWTSSAHVSDWCWLAVRTDFAAPKHKGISLLMADMKSPGVRIRPIEDMAGHHLFNQVYFDDVRVPVRYRVGDENKGWYVLAMALDFERSGIWGAAGNLRRVHDLQRFLGQEEWKRVSPFRKAVLRNQLAEHDIEARIGRNLCYRIGWMQSKGMIPNAETSITKVFLNESTQRLSAVGMTILGLWGHCEPGSRWAPLQGRIERTYIKDRSATIGGGTSEVQRNVIAGRGLGLPR, encoded by the coding sequence GTGAATTGGCTCTTCACTCCTGAGCAAGACAGATTCCGCGCAGAGGTCAAAGCCTTCCTCAAAAAGGAGCTTCCCAAGGACTGGGACGGCTACCCGGAGGGCGACCAGTATTTCGCGGCGGGCATGGCCTGGACCCAGTCCCTCGTGAAAAAGTTCGTCGCCAACGGCTGGTTCACCATGGCCTGGCCCAAGGAATACGGCGGCGCGGAGCGCAGCGTCCTTGAGCAGGTCATCTTCAAAGAGGAGATGTCCTACAACTGCATCCCAATGACGGCCATCGGCGGCGCAGGCGTCGCCTGGGTCGGCCCCGCCTTAATGCAGGCCGGCACCCCGGAGCAGAAGAAAGAGCACCTGCCGCCTATCTCCAGCGGCGAAAAGTACTGGTGCACCGGCTATAGCGAGCCCAACACCGGCTCCGACCTCGCTTCCCTGGAGACCCGCGCCGTCCGCGATGGCGATGACTACATTGTCAACGGCAGCAAGATTTGGACGAGCTCGGCGCACGTCTCCGATTGGTGCTGGCTCGCCGTTCGCACCGATTTTGCCGCCCCTAAGCACAAGGGCATCAGCCTCCTCATGGCCGATATGAAATCACCCGGCGTCCGCATCCGGCCCATCGAAGATATGGCAGGCCATCACCTCTTCAACCAGGTCTACTTCGATGATGTGCGCGTCCCCGTCCGCTACCGCGTCGGCGATGAGAACAAAGGCTGGTACGTCCTCGCCATGGCCCTGGACTTCGAGCGCTCCGGCATCTGGGGTGCGGCGGGCAACCTCCGTCGCGTTCACGATCTCCAGCGCTTCCTCGGCCAGGAAGAATGGAAGCGCGTCTCTCCCTTCCGCAAGGCCGTCCTTCGCAACCAGCTCGCCGAGCACGATATCGAAGCCCGCATCGGCCGCAACCTCTGCTATCGGATCGGCTGGATGCAAAGCAAGGGCATGATCCCCAACGCGGAGACCTCTATCACCAAGGTCTTCCTCAACGAGTCCACCCAGCGCCTCTCCGCCGTCGGCATGACCATCTTGGGCCTCTGGGGCCATTGTGAACCCGGCTCAAGGTGGGCGCCGCTCCAAGGCAGGATCGAGCGGACCTACATCAAGGATAGATCGGCGACCATCGGCGGCGGGACGTCGGAAGTCCAGAGGAACGTCATCGCGGGACGCGGCCTCGGCCTTCCGCGCTAG
- a CDS encoding enoyl-CoA hydratase/isomerase family protein has protein sequence MNDYSRYAEVDLLVKVEDHIATITINRPERMNATNPAIHQGLEEILIAFNHDERVRCVILTGAGERAFSAGGDVKVMAKAAEVNEPPKTIGGILRGGKWIIHDYLNCEVPTIAAINGDAAGFGATLALMCDITIMAETARIGDTHVRMGLVAGDGGALMWPFLIGMNRAKEMLMTGRLLKAHEALKYGLVNHVVPQGQVMPKALELAKELVEGAPMAIRWTKSALNQRIWQEVVSTHHYCAAVESLTAICEDKKEAALAFAQKRKGNYRNR, from the coding sequence ATGAACGACTATTCACGCTACGCGGAGGTGGACCTCCTGGTGAAGGTGGAGGACCATATCGCCACGATCACCATCAACCGGCCTGAGCGGATGAACGCCACGAACCCGGCGATCCACCAAGGGCTCGAAGAGATCCTTATCGCGTTCAACCATGACGAGCGCGTGCGCTGCGTCATCCTGACCGGCGCGGGGGAGCGGGCGTTCAGCGCAGGCGGGGATGTGAAGGTGATGGCGAAGGCGGCAGAGGTAAACGAGCCGCCGAAGACGATCGGCGGGATCCTGCGCGGGGGCAAGTGGATCATCCATGACTACTTGAACTGCGAAGTGCCCACCATCGCGGCGATCAACGGCGATGCCGCAGGATTCGGGGCGACGCTGGCGCTGATGTGCGACATCACCATCATGGCGGAGACGGCGCGCATCGGCGACACGCATGTGCGGATGGGGCTTGTGGCGGGGGACGGCGGCGCGCTGATGTGGCCCTTCCTCATTGGCATGAACCGGGCGAAGGAGATGCTGATGACGGGCCGCCTGCTGAAGGCGCACGAGGCGCTGAAGTACGGCCTGGTGAACCACGTTGTGCCGCAGGGCCAGGTGATGCCGAAGGCGCTGGAGCTGGCGAAGGAGCTGGTTGAAGGGGCGCCGATGGCGATCAGGTGGACGAAGTCTGCGCTGAACCAGCGCATCTGGCAGGAAGTGGTGAGCACGCACCATTACTGCGCGGCTGTTGAATCGCTCACGGCGATCTGCGAGGACAAGAAAGAGGCGGCGCTGGCCTTTGCCCAAAAGCGGAAGGGCAACTACCGGAACCGGTAG